One window of the Mytilus galloprovincialis chromosome 14, xbMytGall1.hap1.1, whole genome shotgun sequence genome contains the following:
- the LOC143058378 gene encoding uncharacterized protein LOC143058378: MMASCDTYKKDTDMTEQPFDRLETATECRDTETSHTPAQISVPVHESTTGIKRSFKEESHNLIQISVPVPEATAGTKESYTEESHNLIQKSVPLQESTAGSKVSEGHTQSQISVPVHKATTGTKKSYTQAEIPVPVQEATTGTQESYAQTPIAIPVPQLEATSGKTESFTQAQIPVNHFPSTFTLRRQIDFECQEDEFLEIIDCTFAGNKVVFPDYNNDRLIISTEDSNDIRYFDMDYYPRYITGVNNDTVAVACSRHCVVQVIDISNDMVTSSCYTRDECYSISCSDDLLYVCCSGIVVMDLDGHVIRTIQNPGVDIGYLTVDKERLYFCDRFSLFCCDLSGDVMWEFNKEDYNDMYGLATDSKGNVYVASTDGHGILVVSSDGRQYNDILTSFDSLDSPISLDFDRKENQIVVRNHTNEKAFIFDVEFKS, translated from the exons ATGATGGCATCTTGTGACACGTATAAAAAAGATACAGACATGACAGAACAACCTTTTGATAGACTAG AAACTGCAACAGAATGTAGAGATACAGAAACATCCCACACGCCAGCTCAAATATCAGTACCAGTACATGAGTCTACTACTGGTATAAAAAGATCCTTTAAAGAAGAATCACACAACCTAATTCAGATATCTGTACCAGTTCCAGAGGCTACAGCTGGAACAAAAGAATCCTATACAGAAGAATCCCACAACCTAATTCAAAAATCAGTACCACTTCAAGAGTCCACTGCTGGTTCAAAAGTATCGGAAGGCCACAcccaatctcaaatatcagtacCAGTTCACAAGGCTACTACTGgtacaaaaaaatcatatacacAAGCTGAAATACCAGTACCAGTCCAAGAGGCTACTACTGGTACACAAGAATCTTATGCACAAACTCCAATAGCAATACCAGTACCACAGCTCGAGGCTACTTCTGGTAAAACAGAATCCTTTACACAAGCTCAAATCCCTGTAAATCACTTTCCGTCTACTTTTACTTTACGCCGTCAAATAGACTTTGAATGCCAGGAAGATGAGTTTTTAGAAATTATTGATTGCACCTTTGCAGGTAATAAAGTAGTGTTCCCGGATTATAACAATGACAGGTTGATTATCAGTACAGAAGATAGCAATGATATCCGTTATTTTGACATGGATTACTACCCACGATATATAACAGGGGTCAACAATGATACCGTTGCAGTAGCTTGTTCAAGACATTGTGTCGTTCAAGTTATAGATATATCTAATGACATGGTTACAAGTTCTTGCTATACCAGAGATGAATGCTACTCGATTTCGTGCAGCGATGACTTATTGTATGTTTGTTGTTCTGGTATTGTAGTAATGGATCTAGATGGTCACGTGATACGAACGATTCAAAATCCTGGTGTTGACATCGGATATTTAACAGTAGATAAAGAGAGGCTCTACTTTTGCGACAGATTTTCGTTATTTTGTTGTGATTTAAGCGGTGACGTCATGTGGGAATTTAATAAAGAAGACTATAACGATATGTATGGCCTGGCAACAGATTCAAAGGGAAATGTTTATGTGGCAAGTACTGATGGCCATGGTATCTTGGTTGTTTCGTCAGACGGCAGGCAGTATAATGATATTCTGACTAGCTTTGATTCACTGGATTCACCAATATCACTTGATTTTGACAGAAAAGAAAACCAAATAGTTGTTCGCAACCATACTAATGAGAAAGCCTTTATATTTGATGTTGAATTTAAGAGTTGA